In one window of Thalassococcus arenae DNA:
- a CDS encoding cytochrome b/b6 domain-containing protein: MIEHKVWDPALRVFHWALAVGFAANALVIEDDSRLHAQLGYAIAALLGLRLLWGLVGPRHARFASFPLSPAGILRHLSDIATARRRAHLGHSPLGAAMIWNLLLSVAAIALTGHMMTLDAYWGRAWVEELHEALVVWAGLSIGLHVAAVIWESRRTGINLPRAMVTGVKTVPDGVIIDP; this comes from the coding sequence ATGATCGAACACAAGGTTTGGGACCCGGCGCTTCGGGTCTTTCATTGGGCCCTGGCGGTCGGTTTCGCCGCCAATGCCCTGGTCATCGAAGACGACTCGCGCTTGCACGCCCAGTTGGGCTATGCGATCGCGGCCCTTCTCGGCCTGCGGTTGCTCTGGGGCCTGGTCGGCCCGCGCCACGCGCGTTTCGCCAGTTTCCCGCTCAGCCCCGCGGGGATCCTGCGGCACCTGTCCGACATCGCCACGGCCCGCCGGCGGGCCCATCTGGGCCATTCCCCGCTGGGTGCCGCGATGATCTGGAACCTGCTGCTGTCGGTGGCGGCCATCGCGCTGACCGGCCACATGATGACGCTGGATGCCTATTGGGGCCGCGCCTGGGTCGAGGAACTGCACGAAGCCCTGGTGGTCTGGGCGGGCCTGTCGATAGGGCTGCATGTCGCCGCGGTGATCTGGGAATCGCGGCGCACCGGGATCAACCTGCCCCGCGCCATGGTGACCGGTGTGAAAACCGTTCCGGACGGCGTAATAATCGACCCATGA
- a CDS encoding helix-turn-helix transcriptional regulator: MKVHDTPATLIVLIVAQSLCAAFFLWDVLRDGLVLGWPPFVHWHFMVEAFAVLALIAGVVFEAGALMRLLRRKAWLERQVSVAAGALHAVMEAQFNDWSLTPSEADVATLAIKGMTISEIAALRGSAEGTVKSHLGSVYRKAGLSGRGALLAHFIESLLDHPALDKP; this comes from the coding sequence ATGAAAGTGCATGACACGCCGGCCACGCTGATTGTCCTGATCGTCGCGCAAAGCCTTTGCGCGGCGTTCTTTCTGTGGGACGTGCTGCGTGACGGACTCGTGCTGGGCTGGCCGCCCTTCGTTCACTGGCATTTCATGGTTGAGGCGTTCGCGGTGCTGGCGCTGATCGCCGGTGTCGTCTTCGAGGCCGGGGCGCTGATGCGGCTGCTGCGGCGCAAGGCCTGGCTGGAACGGCAGGTTTCGGTCGCGGCGGGCGCGCTGCATGCCGTGATGGAGGCGCAATTCAACGACTGGTCGCTGACCCCGTCCGAAGCCGATGTCGCCACGCTGGCCATCAAGGGCATGACGATCTCGGAAATCGCGGCATTGCGCGGATCGGCCGAGGGCACGGTGAAATCGCATCTGGGTTCGGTCTATCGCAAGGCCGGGCTGTCGGGGCGCGGCGCGCTTCTGGCGCATTTCATCGAGTCGCTGCTCGACCATCCCGCCCTCGACAAGCCGTGA
- the gap gene encoding type I glyceraldehyde-3-phosphate dehydrogenase translates to MSVKVAINGFGRIGRNVLRAIIESGRTDIEVVAINDLGPVETNAHLLQYDSVHGRFPVEVKTGADTIDVGRGPIRVTALRNPADLPWSDVDIVMECTGIFTSKEACQAHLENGSSRVLISAPGKDADATIVYGVNHDTLKSDHIVVSNASCTTNCLSPVAKVLNDTVGIKRGFMTTIHSYTGDQPTLDTFHKDLYRARAAAMNMIPTSTGAAKAVGLVLPELNGKLDGVAIRVPTPNVSVVDLTFESNRATSAEEINDAIRAAANGPLKGILGFTDRPLVSMDFNHDPHSSIFATDQTKVMDGTMCRVLSWYDNEWGFSNRMADTAVAMAKLI, encoded by the coding sequence ATGAGTGTGAAGGTTGCCATCAACGGGTTTGGCCGTATCGGCCGCAATGTCCTGCGCGCGATCATCGAGTCGGGGCGCACCGATATCGAGGTCGTCGCGATCAACGATCTGGGCCCGGTCGAAACCAATGCCCACCTGCTGCAATACGACAGCGTGCATGGCCGTTTCCCGGTCGAGGTCAAGACCGGCGCCGACACGATCGACGTGGGCCGCGGCCCGATCCGCGTGACGGCGTTGCGCAACCCCGCCGACCTGCCCTGGTCGGATGTCGACATCGTCATGGAATGCACCGGCATCTTCACCTCCAAGGAAGCCTGCCAGGCGCATCTGGAAAACGGTTCGAGCCGGGTGCTGATCTCGGCGCCGGGCAAGGACGCGGATGCCACCATCGTCTACGGCGTCAACCACGACACGCTGAAATCCGACCACATCGTGGTGTCGAACGCGTCGTGCACCACTAACTGCCTGTCGCCGGTGGCCAAGGTGCTGAATGACACCGTCGGCATCAAGCGCGGCTTCATGACGACGATCCATTCCTATACCGGCGACCAGCCGACGCTGGACACCTTCCACAAGGATCTCTATCGCGCGCGCGCCGCGGCGATGAACATGATCCCCACTTCGACCGGTGCGGCCAAGGCCGTGGGCCTGGTGCTGCCGGAACTGAACGGCAAGTTGGACGGCGTCGCGATCCGGGTGCCGACCCCCAACGTGTCGGTCGTCGACCTGACCTTCGAATCCAACCGCGCCACCAGCGCCGAGGAAATCAACGACGCGATCCGCGCCGCCGCGAACGGCCCGCTCAAGGGCATTCTGGGCTTCACCGACCGTCCGCTGGTCAGCATGGATTTCAACCACGACCCCCACAGCTCGATCTTCGCCACCGACCAGACCAAGGTGATGGACGGCACGATGTGCCGGGTGCTCAGCTGGTATGACAACGAATGGGGGTTCTCGAACCGGATGGCCGACACCGCCGTGGCGATGGCCAAGCTGATCTGA
- the coaD gene encoding pantetheine-phosphate adenylyltransferase, producing MRIGLYPGTFDPITHGHIDIIRRAAGLVDRLVIGVAINRDKGPLFPLEERVAMIEAECRSLSEQTGTEIVAHPFENLLIDCARDVGAGVIIRGLRAVADFEYEFQMVGMNRALDDSIETVFLMAEARHQAIASKLVKEIARLGGDVSKFVTPPVRRALQQRFGTA from the coding sequence ATGCGCATCGGCCTTTATCCCGGCACCTTCGATCCGATCACCCATGGCCATATCGACATCATCCGCCGCGCGGCGGGATTGGTCGACCGGCTGGTGATCGGCGTGGCGATCAACCGCGACAAGGGTCCGCTGTTTCCGCTGGAAGAACGCGTCGCGATGATCGAGGCGGAATGCCGTTCGCTTTCGGAACAGACCGGCACCGAGATCGTCGCACATCCCTTCGAGAACCTGCTGATCGACTGCGCCCGCGACGTGGGCGCCGGCGTCATCATCCGCGGCCTGCGCGCGGTGGCGGATTTCGAGTATGAATTTCAGATGGTTGGCATGAACCGGGCGCTGGACGACAGCATCGAGACGGTGTTCCTGATGGCCGAAGCCCGGCACCAGGCGATCGCCTCCAAGCTGGTCAAGGAAATCGCCCGGCTGGGCGGCGACGTGTCCAAATTCGTCACGCCGCCCGTGCGCCGGGCGCTTCAGCAGCGGTTCGGAACCGCCTAG
- a CDS encoding CBS domain-containing protein, translating into MQVLNILKSKGTDGVVTVKPGTLVSEAAKVLAEKRIGTVVISADGETADGILSERDIVRVLAARGASCLEDTVDSMMTSKLVTCKRTDKADDILATMTEGRFRHMPVVEDGKMVGLITLGDVVKARLSELAMEKDALQGMIMGH; encoded by the coding sequence ATGCAGGTTCTGAATATCCTCAAGAGCAAGGGAACCGACGGTGTGGTCACCGTTAAGCCGGGTACGCTGGTGTCGGAAGCCGCCAAGGTCCTTGCGGAGAAGCGCATCGGGACGGTGGTGATCTCGGCCGACGGCGAAACCGCCGACGGCATCCTGTCGGAACGCGACATCGTGCGCGTTCTGGCCGCGCGCGGAGCGTCCTGCCTCGAGGACACGGTGGATTCGATGATGACGTCGAAACTGGTCACCTGCAAACGCACCGACAAGGCCGACGACATCCTGGCCACCATGACCGAAGGCCGGTTCCGGCACATGCCGGTGGTCGAGGACGGCAAGATGGTCGGGCTGATCACGCTGGGCGACGTGGTCAAGGCACGGCTGAGCGAGCTGGCCATGGAGAAAGACGCGCTGCAAGGCATGATCATGGGCCACTGA
- a CDS encoding LysR family transcriptional regulator, whose amino-acid sequence MTPAWDDLKVFLAVARGESLSAAGRGLRMDAATVGRRVARLEQALGTALFAKSPVGYALTEAGARLVPHAEAAEQAMSLAAEAVQGRSEGLSGQIRIGAPDGCANFLLPQVCAAISADNPDLDVQIVALPRVVNLSRREADLAVAVSPPTAGRLTVQKITDYRLSLAASRVYLDKAAPIRARADLRDHRIVGYVPDMIFDRELDYLAEIGIDRVRLASNSVAVQFQWIRAGAGIGIVHDFALPAAPGISRVLPDEVHLIRSFYLVRHADDRRLTRITRFAEALAQGLRHEVARLEHAVDGAPGWGAETQHQANP is encoded by the coding sequence GTGACGCCAGCCTGGGACGATCTGAAGGTGTTTCTTGCGGTCGCGCGCGGCGAAAGCCTGTCGGCGGCCGGGCGCGGCCTCCGGATGGATGCGGCGACGGTGGGGCGCCGCGTGGCGCGGCTGGAACAGGCGCTTGGTACGGCGCTGTTCGCCAAATCACCCGTGGGCTACGCCCTGACCGAGGCAGGCGCCCGCCTGGTCCCCCATGCCGAAGCAGCCGAACAGGCGATGAGCCTGGCTGCCGAGGCGGTGCAGGGCCGATCCGAAGGGTTGTCCGGCCAGATCCGCATCGGCGCGCCCGACGGCTGCGCGAATTTCCTGCTGCCACAGGTCTGCGCGGCGATCTCCGCCGACAACCCCGATCTCGACGTCCAGATCGTGGCGCTGCCGCGCGTCGTCAACCTCAGTCGGCGCGAGGCCGATCTTGCCGTCGCGGTGTCGCCGCCGACCGCTGGCCGCCTGACCGTGCAGAAGATCACCGATTACCGCCTGAGCCTGGCGGCGTCGCGGGTCTATCTGGACAAGGCTGCGCCGATCCGCGCCCGCGCCGACCTGCGGGACCATCGCATCGTCGGCTATGTTCCCGACATGATCTTCGACCGCGAACTGGACTACCTGGCCGAGATCGGGATCGACCGCGTGCGGCTGGCGTCCAACTCGGTCGCCGTGCAATTCCAGTGGATCCGCGCGGGGGCCGGGATCGGCATCGTGCACGATTTCGCGCTGCCCGCCGCGCCAGGCATCAGCCGGGTTCTGCCTGACGAGGTGCACCTGATACGCAGCTTCTACCTCGTGCGTCACGCCGACGACCGCCGCCTGACCCGGATCACCCGTTTCGCCGAGGCGCTGGCACAGGGTCTGCGCCACGAAGTCGCCCGTCTGGAACATGCCGTCGACGGCGCTCCGGGTTGGGGCGCAGAGACGCAGCATCAAGCAAACCCTTGA
- a CDS encoding CoA-acylating methylmalonate-semialdehyde dehydrogenase — MQELSHWIDGKRVPGTSGRFADVFNPATGEVQAKLPLASKAEVDAAVARAAEAQPAWGATNPQRRARVMMKVVELLNRDMDKLAEALSREHGKTIPDAKGDVQRGLEVIEFCIGAPHLLKGEYTDSAGPGIDMYSMRQPLGVVAGITPFNFPAMIPLWKMGPALACGNAFILKPSERDPSVPLMLAEIFQEAGLPDGVLQVVNGDKEAVDAILENQTVMAVGFVGSTPIAQYIYAKGCENGKRVQCFGGAKNHMIVMPDADMDQAADALVGAGYGAAGERCMAISVAVPVGEETADRLIAALVPRIEKLKVGPYTAGNDIDYGPVVTAAAKQNILRLVESGIAQGAELVVDGRDFKLQGYEDGFFVGPHLFDRVTPDMDIYRKEIFGPVLSTVRAGSYEEAIGLAMDHEYGNGTAIFTRDGDAARDFASRINIGMVGINVPIPVPLAYHTFGGWKKSGFGDLNQHGPDAFRFYTRTKTVTARWPSGIKEGGEFNFKAMD; from the coding sequence ATGCAGGAATTGTCCCACTGGATCGACGGCAAACGCGTGCCCGGCACGTCGGGCCGTTTCGCCGATGTCTTCAACCCCGCCACCGGAGAGGTTCAAGCCAAGTTGCCGCTGGCGTCGAAGGCGGAAGTCGATGCCGCCGTCGCCCGCGCCGCCGAGGCCCAACCCGCCTGGGGCGCGACCAATCCGCAGCGCCGCGCGCGGGTGATGATGAAGGTCGTCGAGCTGCTCAACCGCGACATGGACAAGCTGGCCGAGGCGCTGAGCCGCGAACACGGCAAGACCATTCCCGACGCCAAGGGCGATGTGCAGCGCGGGCTTGAGGTGATCGAGTTCTGCATCGGCGCGCCGCATCTGCTCAAGGGTGAATACACCGACAGCGCCGGCCCCGGGATCGACATGTATTCCATGCGCCAACCCCTTGGGGTCGTTGCCGGAATCACGCCGTTCAACTTCCCCGCCATGATCCCGCTGTGGAAGATGGGCCCGGCGCTGGCCTGCGGCAACGCCTTCATCCTCAAGCCGTCCGAACGCGATCCCTCGGTGCCGCTGATGCTGGCCGAGATCTTTCAGGAGGCCGGTCTGCCAGATGGCGTGCTGCAGGTCGTGAACGGCGACAAGGAAGCCGTGGATGCGATCCTCGAGAACCAGACCGTGATGGCCGTGGGTTTCGTCGGATCGACCCCGATCGCGCAATACATCTATGCCAAGGGATGTGAAAACGGCAAACGGGTGCAGTGTTTCGGCGGCGCCAAGAACCACATGATCGTCATGCCCGACGCCGATATGGACCAGGCGGCCGATGCGCTGGTGGGTGCGGGCTATGGCGCAGCGGGCGAACGCTGCATGGCGATTTCGGTGGCGGTTCCGGTGGGCGAGGAAACCGCCGACCGGCTGATCGCGGCGCTGGTGCCGCGGATCGAAAAACTCAAGGTCGGCCCCTACACGGCCGGAAACGACATCGATTACGGCCCGGTCGTGACCGCAGCGGCCAAGCAGAACATCCTGCGTCTGGTCGAATCGGGCATCGCGCAGGGTGCCGAACTGGTCGTCGACGGGCGCGATTTCAAGCTGCAGGGCTATGAGGACGGCTTTTTCGTCGGCCCGCACCTGTTCGACCGCGTGACCCCGGACATGGACATCTACCGCAAGGAGATTTTCGGCCCGGTCCTGTCCACCGTCCGCGCCGGCAGCTACGAAGAAGCGATCGGCCTGGCGATGGACCACGAATACGGCAACGGCACCGCGATCTTTACCCGCGACGGCGACGCCGCGCGTGACTTCGCCAGCCGGATCAATATCGGCATGGTTGGGATCAACGTGCCGATCCCGGTGCCGCTGGCCTATCACACCTTCGGCGGTTGGAAGAAATCCGGCTTTGGCGATCTCAACCAGCACGGCCCGGACGCCTTCCGGTTCTACACGCGCACCAAGACGGTCACTGCACGCTGGCCATCGGGCATCAAGGAGGGCGGCGAGTTCAACTTCAAGGCCATGGACTGA
- a CDS encoding carboxylate-amine ligase: MNEPEFTIGIEEEYLLVDLESCALAEAPEALMEACASELEDQVSPEFLQCQIEIGTKPCRDIAEAREDLKRLRSSVARQARKFGMAPIAASCHPFADWKTQHHTDKQRYNDLSRDLGGVVRRMLICGMHVHVGLGEDALRADLMRQMSYFLPHLLALSASSPFWMGQDTEMASYRISVFDNLPRTGLPPQFESWQDYERSVSILIDLGLIEDSSKIWWDLRPSARFPTLETRIMDVQPRIEDTLMLAALNQCLLRMLWRLRVRNQRWRIYDRFLIGENRWRAQRYGVSEGLIDFGRKAVVPFAELAEELIALVEEDAGILRCLPELEHVREVVAKGNSAQRQRRIYHDTAGSDDDRMRAVVKHLVEDFHVGL; this comes from the coding sequence ATGAACGAACCCGAATTCACCATCGGCATCGAGGAAGAATACCTGCTGGTCGATCTCGAGAGCTGCGCTCTGGCCGAGGCGCCCGAAGCCTTGATGGAGGCCTGCGCATCCGAACTCGAAGACCAGGTCAGCCCCGAATTCCTGCAATGCCAGATCGAGATCGGCACCAAGCCGTGCCGCGACATCGCCGAGGCGCGCGAGGATCTCAAGCGTCTGCGCAGTTCCGTCGCCCGCCAGGCGCGCAAGTTCGGCATGGCGCCGATCGCCGCCTCGTGCCATCCCTTCGCCGACTGGAAAACCCAGCACCACACGGACAAGCAGCGCTACAACGACCTGAGCCGCGACCTGGGCGGCGTGGTGCGGCGCATGCTGATCTGCGGGATGCATGTGCATGTGGGCCTGGGCGAAGATGCCCTGCGCGCCGACCTGATGCGGCAGATGTCGTATTTCCTGCCGCATCTGCTGGCGCTGTCGGCCTCGTCACCGTTCTGGATGGGCCAGGATACCGAAATGGCGTCCTATCGCATTTCGGTCTTCGACAACCTGCCGCGCACCGGCCTGCCGCCGCAATTCGAAAGCTGGCAGGATTACGAACGGTCCGTCTCGATCCTGATCGACCTGGGGCTGATCGAGGATTCGTCGAAAATCTGGTGGGATCTGCGACCTTCGGCCCGCTTTCCCACGCTGGAAACCCGGATCATGGATGTCCAGCCGCGCATCGAGGATACCCTGATGCTGGCAGCACTGAACCAGTGCCTGTTGCGGATGCTGTGGCGGTTGCGGGTGCGAAACCAGCGCTGGCGGATCTACGACCGGTTCCTGATCGGCGAAAACCGCTGGCGGGCGCAACGCTATGGCGTGTCCGAGGGGCTTATCGATTTCGGCCGCAAGGCGGTTGTGCCCTTTGCCGAACTGGCCGAGGAACTGATCGCCCTGGTCGAGGAAGATGCCGGTATCCTGCGTTGCCTGCCGGAACTGGAGCATGTCCGCGAGGTCGTGGCCAAGGGCAATTCGGCGCAGCGCCAGCGCCGGATCTACCACGACACCGCCGGCAGCGACGACGACCGGATGCGCGCCGTGGTGAAGCACCTTGTCGAGGATTTCCACGTCGGACTTTGA
- a CDS encoding glycosyltransferase gives MKVAIATSDYFVMGETFINRHIEHMFGGNTCVICGRFNGQDPFGKPLFVRRAPLSLPDKIAAPIAALWGAAFHGTSRLPFGAGRAALAAFLRDQQVDVILAEFGTQALVVAKIGNDLGIPVFSYWRGTDASRALRSRQRVRSYRLMMPRLAGMFSVSRFLLNNLAAQGVTHPNAHVVPSGVDIRRFTPGEKQPGSFLAVGRMVEKKAPQITLRAFARAARDRDAHLTFIGDGPLLEPSRVLARDLGIAGQVTFTGALPHDAVRDHLARTEVFLQHSVTARDGNTEGLPTAIQEALAAGCITISTIHAGIPEAVEDGVNGMLVPEWDEAGFADRIARVLDMADRSAMTRAARQTAVDRFDNARLLTKVEDVIRRTIAR, from the coding sequence ATGAAGGTCGCAATCGCCACGTCGGATTATTTCGTGATGGGCGAGACGTTCATCAACCGCCATATCGAACACATGTTCGGTGGCAATACCTGCGTGATCTGCGGCCGCTTCAACGGTCAGGATCCGTTTGGCAAGCCGCTGTTCGTGCGCCGCGCCCCGCTCAGCCTGCCCGACAAGATCGCCGCGCCCATCGCCGCGCTTTGGGGCGCCGCATTCCACGGCACGTCCCGCCTGCCCTTCGGCGCAGGCCGTGCGGCGCTGGCGGCGTTCCTGCGCGACCAGCAGGTCGACGTGATCCTGGCCGAATTCGGCACCCAGGCGCTGGTTGTGGCCAAGATCGGCAACGACCTGGGCATCCCGGTCTTCAGCTATTGGCGCGGCACCGACGCCAGCCGGGCCCTGCGGTCGCGCCAGAGGGTGCGCTCCTACCGGCTGATGATGCCGCGCCTGGCGGGGATGTTTTCGGTCAGCCGGTTCCTGCTCAACAACCTCGCCGCGCAGGGCGTGACCCATCCCAACGCGCATGTGGTGCCCTCGGGCGTGGACATCCGCCGCTTTACACCGGGCGAAAAGCAACCTGGCAGCTTCCTTGCGGTGGGCCGCATGGTGGAAAAGAAGGCGCCGCAGATCACCTTGCGCGCCTTTGCCAGGGCCGCGCGGGACCGCGACGCGCACCTGACCTTCATCGGCGACGGGCCGCTGCTGGAGCCCTCCCGGGTCCTGGCCCGGGATCTCGGCATCGCCGGGCAAGTGACGTTCACCGGCGCCCTGCCCCATGATGCGGTGCGCGACCATCTCGCCCGCACCGAAGTGTTCCTTCAGCATTCGGTCACCGCCCGGGACGGCAATACCGAAGGCTTGCCGACGGCCATCCAGGAGGCGCTGGCCGCCGGTTGCATCACGATCTCGACGATCCATGCCGGCATCCCCGAGGCGGTCGAGGACGGGGTAAACGGCATGCTGGTGCCGGAATGGGACGAGGCAGGTTTCGCCGATCGCATCGCCCGCGTGCTCGACATGGCCGATCGCAGCGCCATGACCCGCGCCGCACGGCAGACCGCGGTCGACCGTTTCGACAATGCCCGCCTGCTGACCAAGGTCGAGGACGTCATCCGCCGGACGATCGCGCGCTGA
- a CDS encoding acyl-CoA dehydrogenase family protein, whose product MDFALSEEQTAIFDMAHAFGQEHIAPHAREWEAQGTIPKSLWPKLAELGFAGLYVSEDSGGSGLTRLDATLVFEALSMACPSVAAFLSIHNMCAKMIDAFGSDDLKARWLPRVLTMETVLSYCLTEPGSGSDAAALRTRAEKTNEGYRLTGTKAFISGGGYSDAYVVMCRTGGDGPKGISTVIVGDGSPGLSFGGLEDKMGWRSQPTAQVQFDDCLVPHDALIGEEGQGFRYAMAGLDGGRLNIAACSLGAAQTGLTRTLAYMAERKAFGQSIDQFQALQFRLADMEIELQAARTFLRQAAWKLDTQAPDATKFCAMAKKFVTEAGSRIVDQCLQLHGGYGYLADYGIEKLVRDLRVHQILEGTNEIMRLIVARQMLAR is encoded by the coding sequence ATGGATTTCGCGCTGTCCGAGGAACAAACCGCCATCTTCGACATGGCCCATGCGTTCGGCCAGGAGCATATCGCGCCGCATGCCCGCGAATGGGAAGCACAGGGCACGATCCCCAAATCACTTTGGCCGAAACTGGCCGAGCTGGGCTTCGCCGGGCTCTACGTGTCTGAGGACAGCGGCGGATCGGGGCTGACCCGGCTCGACGCCACGCTGGTCTTCGAGGCGCTCAGCATGGCCTGCCCATCGGTCGCGGCCTTCCTGTCGATCCACAACATGTGCGCCAAGATGATCGACGCCTTCGGCTCGGACGATCTCAAGGCGCGCTGGTTGCCGCGTGTCCTCACGATGGAAACGGTGCTGTCCTATTGCCTGACCGAACCGGGATCGGGTTCGGACGCCGCGGCTTTGCGCACCCGCGCGGAGAAGACCAATGAAGGATACCGGCTGACCGGCACCAAGGCATTCATTTCCGGCGGCGGTTATTCGGATGCCTATGTCGTGATGTGCCGCACCGGCGGCGACGGCCCCAAGGGCATTTCGACCGTGATCGTCGGCGATGGGTCGCCGGGACTGTCCTTCGGCGGGCTCGAGGACAAGATGGGCTGGCGGTCGCAGCCCACCGCGCAGGTGCAGTTCGACGATTGCCTGGTGCCGCATGACGCGCTGATCGGCGAGGAAGGTCAGGGGTTTCGCTATGCCATGGCGGGGCTCGACGGCGGGCGGCTCAACATCGCCGCCTGTTCGCTGGGTGCCGCGCAGACCGGGCTGACGCGGACGTTGGCCTATATGGCCGAACGCAAGGCGTTTGGGCAGAGCATCGACCAGTTCCAGGCGCTGCAATTCCGCCTGGCCGACATGGAGATCGAGCTGCAGGCGGCACGCACCTTCCTGCGCCAGGCGGCCTGGAAGCTCGACACGCAGGCGCCGGACGCCACCAAGTTCTGCGCCATGGCCAAGAAATTCGTCACCGAAGCCGGCTCGCGCATCGTCGATCAATGCCTGCAATTGCACGGCGGTTACGGATATCTGGCCGATTACGGCATCGAGAAACTGGTCCGTGACCTGCGCGTGCACCAGATCCTCGAAGGCACGAACGAAATCATGCGCCTGATCGTGGCCCGCCAGATGCTGGCCCGCTGA
- the mmsB gene encoding 3-hydroxyisobutyrate dehydrogenase gives MKIGFIGLGNMGAPMAANLIKAGHEVSGFDVAGVTVEGAAQAASAGEAARGADIVITMLPNGAILRAVAAEVIPVMPPGAVLLDCSTVDVESARAVAEQADAAGLAALDAPVSGGIGGAAAGTLTFMVGGSEAAFAKAQPLFDVMGQKAVHCGPAGNGQAAKICNNMILGVTMIATCEAFALADKLGLSRQAMFDVVSTSSGYSWSLNAYCPAPGIGPKSPADNDYKPGFASELMVKDLGLAQQAAEAADADTPMGAQALALYRQFVEEEDGKGRDFSAMLPRFEKRGRS, from the coding sequence ATGAAGATCGGTTTCATCGGACTGGGCAACATGGGCGCCCCGATGGCGGCCAACCTGATCAAGGCCGGGCACGAGGTCAGCGGTTTCGACGTCGCCGGTGTGACGGTCGAGGGCGCGGCGCAAGCCGCCAGCGCCGGCGAGGCAGCCCGGGGCGCCGATATCGTGATCACCATGCTGCCCAACGGCGCCATCCTGCGCGCCGTTGCCGCCGAAGTGATCCCGGTCATGCCACCGGGCGCTGTCTTGCTGGATTGTTCCACCGTCGACGTGGAAAGCGCCCGCGCAGTGGCCGAACAGGCCGATGCCGCGGGATTGGCCGCGCTCGATGCGCCGGTTTCCGGCGGGATCGGCGGCGCCGCGGCGGGCACGCTGACCTTCATGGTGGGCGGGTCCGAGGCGGCATTCGCCAAGGCGCAGCCGTTGTTCGACGTCATGGGCCAGAAGGCCGTGCATTGCGGCCCCGCCGGCAACGGACAGGCCGCCAAGATCTGCAACAACATGATCCTGGGTGTGACGATGATCGCCACCTGCGAAGCCTTTGCGCTGGCCGACAAGCTGGGCCTGTCACGACAGGCGATGTTCGACGTGGTGTCGACCTCGTCGGGGTATTCCTGGTCGCTCAACGCCTACTGCCCGGCGCCGGGGATCGGGCCGAAATCACCTGCCGACAACGACTACAAGCCGGGATTCGCATCCGAACTCATGGTCAAGGACCTGGGGCTGGCGCAGCAAGCGGCGGAGGCCGCGGATGCCGACACGCCGATGGGCGCGCAGGCCCTCGCGCTGTACAGGCAATTCGTCGAGGAAGAGGACGGCAAGGGCCGGGATTTCAGCGCCATGCTGCCGCGATTCGAGAAACGCGGCCGGTCGTGA
- a CDS encoding Crp/Fnr family transcriptional regulator, with the protein MTGWFDQAELPTLDEQSRARLERLPVQDVPAGTALFHPGDAVRGFVVVLAGRIEVFLTGPTGRDILLYAVEPGESCVQSTLGLLGGEAYSGEAVTRTACRVVLIPRDTFLALMNDDAAFRGFVFRAFAARMQATMQVLERVAFTRVEARLAGALLERAKDGRVAATHAELAVAIGSAREVVSRRLDALERRGVVALERGAVILRDRTALVALAESGQV; encoded by the coding sequence GTGACCGGCTGGTTCGACCAGGCCGAGCTGCCGACGCTCGACGAACAAAGCCGGGCGCGGCTGGAGCGCTTGCCGGTGCAGGACGTACCCGCCGGCACCGCGCTGTTTCATCCCGGTGACGCGGTGCGCGGCTTTGTCGTGGTGCTGGCAGGCCGGATCGAGGTGTTCCTGACCGGCCCCACCGGTCGCGACATCCTGCTTTACGCGGTGGAGCCCGGCGAAAGCTGCGTGCAATCGACGCTTGGACTGTTGGGTGGCGAGGCCTATTCCGGCGAGGCCGTCACCCGCACCGCGTGCCGCGTGGTGCTGATCCCGCGCGACACGTTCCTTGCGCTGATGAACGATGACGCGGCCTTTCGCGGTTTCGTCTTTCGGGCCTTCGCGGCGCGGATGCAGGCGACGATGCAGGTGTTGGAGCGGGTCGCCTTCACCCGGGTCGAGGCGCGGCTGGCGGGCGCCTTGCTCGAACGCGCCAAGGACGGTCGCGTGGCCGCCACCCATGCGGAACTCGCCGTGGCCATCGGTTCGGCGCGCGAGGTGGTCTCGCGTCGGCTGGATGCGCTGGAACGGCGCGGCGTCGTGGCGCTGGAACGTGGCGCGGTCATCCTGCGCGATCGCACCGCGCTGGTCGCGTTGGCCGAATCCGGGCAAGTGTGA
- a CDS encoding YgaP family membrane protein: MLKKNVGTTDRTIRAIVGIVLLALAFTSLSGTLAWIAGIIGVVMLGTAALGTCPPYALLGINTCKLKN, translated from the coding sequence ATGCTCAAGAAAAACGTCGGAACCACAGACCGCACCATCCGCGCCATCGTTGGCATCGTGCTTCTGGCGCTCGCCTTCACTTCGCTGAGCGGGACGCTGGCCTGGATCGCCGGCATCATTGGCGTGGTCATGCTGGGCACCGCGGCCCTGGGCACCTGCCCGCCCTACGCGTTGCTGGGCATCAATACCTGCAAGCTCAAGAACTGA